A genome region from Acidobacteriota bacterium includes the following:
- a CDS encoding response regulator: MATRENNKQAGHAGNLVLIADDNADVQAVLGILLRGAGFQTVTAFDGEEAVDVAAQTQPDLVLMDIVLPRLDGLTAARRIRKLAGMERVPIVGCSAYEPENPENEAEAESTRTQYGQLNAFLRKPTDFSTLLTVMQYLLEQPPLAQTGFH, translated from the coding sequence ATGGCTACGAGAGAGAACAACAAACAGGCTGGACACGCTGGGAATTTGGTTTTGATTGCCGACGATAACGCTGATGTACAGGCGGTGCTCGGCATCTTGTTGCGCGGCGCTGGGTTTCAAACGGTCACAGCGTTTGATGGTGAAGAGGCCGTGGATGTGGCGGCGCAAACGCAACCTGATCTGGTTTTAATGGATATTGTTTTGCCGCGTCTGGATGGTCTGACGGCGGCCCGCAGGATTCGCAAGCTCGCGGGGATGGAGCGCGTCCCGATTGTCGGTTGTTCGGCTTACGAACCGGAAAACCCGGAGAACGAAGCAGAAGCCGAAAGCACGCGCACCCAATACGGGCAATTGAATGCGTTTCTGCGCAAACCTACGGATTTTTCTACGCTGCTCACGGTAATGCAGTACCTCCTTGAGCAGCCTCCTCTGGCTCAGACCGGTTTTCACTGA
- a CDS encoding BON domain-containing protein, whose amino-acid sequence MKRINAVLTIAVFVLLTCNVMAQDMQKKTEAKPKAAKAKAALPTADADILKCIQDKFAGAASLKDKPPSVTVSGGTATITGEAKNGGAKGAATRYAKGCGAKQVKNDMTVAAGAKKAEKKPAEKKN is encoded by the coding sequence ATGAAACGAATCAATGCTGTATTGACCATTGCAGTGTTTGTCCTGCTTACATGCAACGTCATGGCGCAGGACATGCAGAAAAAAACCGAGGCCAAGCCGAAAGCCGCCAAAGCCAAAGCGGCGCTGCCCACGGCGGACGCCGACATTCTCAAATGCATTCAGGATAAATTCGCCGGGGCGGCGAGTTTGAAAGACAAACCGCCCAGCGTGACGGTCAGCGGTGGCACGGCGACCATTACGGGCGAGGCCAAGAATGGCGGCGCAAAAGGTGCGGCGACACGCTATGCCAAAGGCTGCGGCGCAAAACAGGTCAAGAACGACATGACCGTGGCCGCAGGCGCAAAGAAAGCCGAAAAGAAACCGGCGGAAAAGAAGAATTAG
- a CDS encoding insulinase family protein: MRHQLIAFILSFSVLAHAQSGRGRNTPPPPPKAPAPAVNIPKTVLNPPDGGKLLRFDIDGITTRCVLKNGMHILIRERHATPLVAINVLVRVGTLSETDEQAGLAQLVQRLILRGTAKRPAGTIEKEAARLGGVLQAESDYDHASFSLIAPAESLNGMLELLTDLMLNPAFDERELKQVAAGMAQESKRQTERLDAYGLDRMFATAFTTHRLKRGRSVNETMLSTVTREQVLAFWQEHYQPQYIVLTLVGDIFAVQAAGQIQMTFGNLNKPAPTPKPTPTPAPAKGKPTPTPTPTPTPTPTPSTQSTLEEAPQARLRYSNTRGDISQTLVTIGYRVAALDKTKEAQQEQAVLEVLAATLGLGRGARLAQMLPERSGLPTESGASYYTLPNVGMFAVQLRVEPGRIDRVEADYFRELEKFKRELLSEGELQRAKALLEKRYFDDLGGQSEEAALVGNYYALLGDYRALDTFVERTRAVTAQQVQAAAARYLTLANTSVHEYEPATATPRTFTPDKFAELVVTFAPNAAQPIKPEEVKPAVALKTFKQGEERGGVIEGRNVLIAELPQPIKDFSVLRGPRAYVREDKSLPKLTVGVYFQGGRLTEDAATNGTTELMLRSMLRSTTSRKGDLIALELESYGGDIRVVNEPDFFGYTLDVLSRNAEPAVKLLIDILENPYFDKPELTRERDALLADQLKLRDNAKARALELLWASLYPGGHPYGLPRLGSADVIKGLTEDKLEAWHAKTVKRQFPLVIIAGDTDGSALVSRIFSDGFKRGDLDKTMKANLPPLTMPPQEMIEQRPRPQTAQAIGFRTAEKDAADYLVLRMLGALTSTGRFPDELRAKQGITDPVAVQPDLRLASGAFYAFLTTDPANEQKAFETVRDEFALLISKAPTDEEFERGRNFTIGSYAIDLQQNELRALEYARAVLVGRKPSEIENQPDLLRAVKRSDFTRVAEKIVKPTQIGRGVVRGQ; this comes from the coding sequence ATGCGTCACCAACTCATCGCTTTCATTCTTAGTTTCTCTGTGCTGGCTCATGCGCAAAGTGGGCGCGGGCGCAATACGCCGCCGCCGCCGCCCAAAGCGCCAGCACCTGCTGTCAACATTCCGAAAACCGTGCTCAATCCGCCCGACGGCGGCAAATTGTTGCGCTTCGATATTGACGGCATCACCACGCGCTGCGTGCTGAAAAACGGGATGCACATACTCATCCGCGAACGCCACGCCACGCCGCTGGTCGCCATCAATGTGCTGGTCAGAGTCGGCACGCTGAGCGAAACCGACGAACAGGCAGGCCTGGCGCAACTCGTCCAGCGCCTGATTTTGCGCGGGACGGCCAAACGTCCGGCGGGCACGATTGAAAAAGAAGCCGCGCGTTTGGGCGGGGTGCTGCAAGCCGAGAGCGATTACGATCACGCTTCGTTCAGCCTCATTGCGCCCGCCGAAAGCCTGAACGGCATGCTGGAATTGCTGACCGACTTGATGCTCAACCCGGCCTTTGACGAAAGGGAATTGAAGCAGGTCGCCGCCGGGATGGCGCAGGAAAGCAAGCGCCAGACCGAGCGGTTGGATGCTTACGGCTTGGATCGCATGTTCGCCACCGCCTTCACGACGCACCGCTTGAAACGCGGGCGCAGCGTGAACGAGACGATGCTCTCAACCGTGACGCGCGAACAGGTGCTGGCTTTCTGGCAGGAACATTATCAACCGCAATACATCGTGCTGACGCTGGTCGGCGACATTTTCGCCGTGCAGGCCGCTGGACAAATACAAATGACCTTTGGCAATTTGAACAAGCCCGCGCCAACACCCAAACCAACGCCCACGCCCGCGCCCGCCAAAGGCAAACCGACGCCGACGCCCACTCCGACACCGACGCCGACGCCGACGCCTTCAACACAGAGCACGCTGGAAGAAGCGCCGCAAGCCAGGCTGCGTTACAGCAATACACGCGGCGACATCAGCCAGACGCTCGTGACCATCGGCTATCGCGTGGCGGCGTTGGATAAAACGAAAGAGGCGCAGCAGGAACAAGCCGTATTGGAAGTGCTGGCCGCCACGCTCGGCTTGGGTCGCGGCGCGCGCCTGGCGCAGATGTTGCCCGAGCGTTCGGGCTTGCCGACCGAATCGGGCGCGAGTTATTACACGCTGCCCAATGTCGGGATGTTCGCCGTGCAATTGCGCGTCGAACCGGGCCGCATTGATCGCGTCGAGGCCGATTACTTCCGCGAATTGGAAAAATTCAAACGCGAATTGCTGAGCGAGGGCGAATTGCAACGCGCCAAAGCCTTGCTCGAAAAGCGCTACTTTGACGACTTGGGCGGGCAAAGCGAAGAGGCGGCCTTGGTGGGCAATTACTATGCGCTGCTCGGCGATTACCGCGCGCTCGACACCTTTGTCGAACGCACGCGCGCCGTCACCGCGCAACAGGTGCAAGCGGCGGCGGCCAGATACCTGACGCTCGCCAACACCAGCGTGCACGAATACGAACCGGCCACCGCGACGCCGCGCACTTTCACGCCCGACAAATTTGCCGAGTTGGTGGTGACCTTTGCGCCCAACGCCGCGCAACCCATCAAGCCCGAAGAGGTCAAACCGGCGGTCGCACTGAAAACCTTCAAACAAGGCGAAGAGCGCGGCGGCGTGATCGAAGGCCGCAACGTGTTGATTGCCGAACTGCCCCAGCCAATCAAAGACTTTTCTGTCCTGCGTGGGCCGCGCGCATACGTGCGCGAAGACAAGTCGCTGCCCAAACTCACGGTCGGCGTTTACTTTCAAGGCGGGCGCTTGACCGAAGACGCCGCCACCAACGGCACAACCGAATTGATGCTGCGTTCGATGTTGCGCAGCACGACTTCGCGCAAGGGCGATTTGATCGCGCTTGAATTGGAAAGCTATGGCGGCGACATTCGCGTCGTGAACGAGCCAGACTTTTTCGGCTACACGCTCGATGTGCTTTCGCGCAACGCCGAACCGGCGGTCAAGCTGTTGATTGATATTCTGGAAAATCCTTATTTCGACAAACCTGAACTGACGCGCGAACGCGATGCGCTGCTGGCCGATCAATTGAAACTGCGCGACAACGCCAAAGCGCGCGCCCTCGAATTGCTCTGGGCCTCGCTCTATCCCGGCGGCCATCCGTATGGCTTGCCGCGTCTCGGTTCCGCCGATGTTATCAAAGGGCTGACCGAAGACAAGCTGGAAGCCTGGCACGCTAAAACCGTCAAACGGCAATTCCCGCTGGTCATCATCGCCGGTGACACCGACGGTTCGGCGCTGGTCTCGCGCATCTTTTCCGACGGCTTCAAACGCGGCGATTTGGACAAGACGATGAAAGCCAATCTGCCGCCACTGACCATGCCGCCGCAAGAGATGATCGAACAACGCCCGCGTCCGCAAACTGCCCAAGCCATCGGCTTCCGCACGGCGGAAAAAGATGCGGCGGATTATTTGGTGCTGCGGATGCTCGGCGCACTGACTTCGACGGGCCGCTTTCCTGACGAATTGCGCGCCAAGCAGGGCATCACCGATCCGGTCGCCGTGCAACCCGATTTGCGGCTGGCATCAGGCGCGTTCTATGCCTTCCTGACGACCGATCCTGCCAACGAGCAAAAGGCGTTTGAAACGGTGCGCGATGAATTTGCGTTGTTGATTTCCAAAGCGCCGACGGATGAAGAGTTTGAGCGCGGGCGCAATTTCACGATTGGCTCTTACGCCATTGACTTGCAGCAAAATGAATTGCGGGCGCTCGAATACGCGCGCGCCGTGCTGGTCGGGCGCAAACCTTCTGAGATTGAGAACCAGCCGGATTTGTTGCGCGCGGTCAAGCGCTCCGATTTCACACGCGTGGCCGAAAAGATCGTCAAGCCGACGCAGATTGGGCGCGGCGTCGTGCGCGGGCAGTAA
- a CDS encoding peptidylprolyl isomerase, translating to MADTNNRSAIIETNKGTITFELFESDAPITTENFITLAEQGFYDGLTFHRYVADFVIQGGCPQGTGTGGSGRNIPLEVKAHLKHGEAGGVAMARSQHPDSASSQFYITLAPAPFLDMQYAVFGRVTDGLDVALNLRQGDKMTKVTIADA from the coding sequence ATGGCTGATACCAACAACCGCTCGGCAATCATCGAAACCAACAAAGGCACGATCACCTTTGAATTGTTTGAATCCGACGCGCCGATTACGACCGAAAATTTTATCACCCTGGCCGAACAGGGCTTTTATGACGGACTGACCTTTCACCGCTATGTCGCCGATTTCGTCATCCAGGGTGGCTGTCCGCAAGGCACGGGCACGGGCGGTTCGGGCCGCAACATCCCACTTGAGGTCAAAGCCCATTTGAAACATGGTGAAGCGGGCGGGGTGGCAATGGCGCGCTCCCAGCATCCTGACAGCGCCAGTTCGCAGTTTTACATCACGCTTGCGCCCGCGCCGTTTTTGGACATGCAATATGCTGTTTTTGGGCGTGTGACTGACGGTCTGGATGTCGCGTTGAATTTGCGCCAGGGCGACAAGATGACCAAAGTCACCATCGCCGATGCGTAA
- a CDS encoding S8 family peptidase has protein sequence MEMSEAQALALSQDPRVAYVEEDTEVGVEPLTPDETTPENLTQGNATWGLDRIDQRQLPLDNSYTYNTTGRGVNVYVIDTGIRATHTEFNGRVTPAFDAVNDGNGINDCHGHGTHVAGTIGGATYGVAKGVNLYAVRIFDCQGVGNMSDMIAGVDWVTANHIKPAIANLSGGGPVSQAMDTAVKNAIAAGVTFVVAAMNDHQDACNVSPARAEGTITVGAATNADVRSSFSNYGACVNIFAPGSGITSAGIANDYATQVMSGTSMATPHVAGAAALYLETHPNATPAEVNRALLDNATAGAVSEAGPGSPDKLLFAQFADNGGGGNSEHYTGLLFKGQESFEPNGTYYYSASYGSHRGSLRAPEGTDFDLYLWWWNGTQWVIVASSESPTPNEDISFYGIPGYYMWRVYAYSGNGFYDFWMQRP, from the coding sequence ATGGAAATGAGTGAGGCGCAGGCCCTGGCGCTCAGCCAAGACCCGCGTGTTGCCTATGTCGAAGAAGACACCGAAGTCGGCGTTGAGCCACTTACGCCGGACGAAACCACGCCGGAAAATCTGACGCAAGGCAACGCTACCTGGGGACTTGACCGCATAGATCAGCGCCAACTGCCGCTGGACAACAGCTACACTTACAACACGACCGGGCGCGGCGTGAATGTTTATGTGATTGACACTGGCATTCGCGCGACGCATACGGAATTCAATGGGCGCGTGACGCCCGCCTTCGACGCGGTCAATGACGGAAATGGCATCAACGATTGTCACGGGCACGGCACGCACGTCGCGGGTACGATTGGCGGCGCAACGTATGGCGTAGCCAAGGGAGTGAACCTTTATGCCGTGCGCATCTTCGACTGCCAGGGCGTGGGGAATATGTCGGACATGATCGCAGGAGTAGATTGGGTGACGGCCAATCACATTAAACCCGCCATCGCCAACCTGAGCGGCGGCGGCCCGGTAAGCCAGGCCATGGATACCGCCGTGAAAAACGCTATCGCGGCAGGTGTGACCTTCGTCGTAGCCGCCATGAACGATCATCAGGATGCGTGCAACGTTTCGCCCGCGCGCGCCGAAGGCACCATCACCGTGGGCGCCGCAACCAATGCCGATGTGCGCTCTTCGTTTTCCAATTACGGCGCCTGCGTAAACATCTTCGCCCCTGGCTCGGGGATCACCAGCGCGGGCATTGCGAACGATTACGCCACGCAGGTCATGAGCGGCACTTCGATGGCGACGCCGCACGTGGCGGGCGCGGCGGCGCTTTACCTCGAAACCCACCCTAATGCGACACCCGCCGAGGTCAATCGCGCGCTGCTCGACAACGCCACGGCGGGCGCGGTCAGCGAGGCCGGACCGGGTTCACCTGACAAATTGCTTTTTGCGCAATTCGCCGATAACGGTGGCGGCGGTAATAGCGAGCATTACACAGGTCTGCTATTCAAGGGGCAGGAGTCTTTCGAGCCGAACGGGACGTATTACTACAGCGCTTCTTACGGCTCTCACAGAGGATCATTACGCGCCCCCGAAGGCACGGATTTCGATTTGTATCTCTGGTGGTGGAACGGTACACAATGGGTGATCGTCGCCAGTTCTGAAAGCCCTACGCCGAATGAAGACATCTCGTTTTACGGCATACCGGGCTATTACATGTGGAGGGTTTATGCCTACAGCGGCAATGGCTTTTATGACTTCTGGATGCAGCGACCTTAA
- a CDS encoding AsmA family protein, whose protein sequence is MTSPAAWKSLRASRWFKPALGLAALLGLLLLSALALPHLININNYRPQIAGQLEQRLGRQVGLGALSLHVWPLLNVNVDDVQIGDDPQIASGAFVQAKAVRLRLGWLSLLRGNPQVAGLELIEPVVTLIKATPEKWNWSTLKPLQAAGGEAEPAPLNLRVTNGSFKLIDRTLTPPVEKTYSGVNLMLAGFAPRRAFDFELGVTMPGAQAGQLQISGTAGPLDAKDATQTPLDARVKLQQVELASLEALLGEQSAHAGKLTVDAEIAGKLADGLKTSGQFKAEQWRFVAAVEPARTPLAAKFKLIAKSVKDATGATNIGVQIEQGDLTLGKTAVSVTGQINQLPAHPTYDLQLQGDRIALDSLLESAYALGFGPPAGTKASGAATIKLRATGNSQNVALQGQAEVRDLKFQSAQLPQAMQVSELKLNCTPQTITAAPFRSTLSQTTVDFKGLTLSNYGPLDQAPRAHLELATSNAQVGDLLHIAEAFGARPNASGSGTASLTATLETNLGKAGRALQINGQGKLSGVRLQPAQLKKPLEIANANLNFTGDSARLDNLQAQLGASQAAGWVQIKSFAQSLVAFDLQANQLNVAELQQALNESGATDNAPKRQAAGNDMRAEGKLSVGKLQLETLTATDVSSNVTLVNQVTTLDPVTLKAFGGSYQGTLRIDQAQNPPAVGLQGRFNNLNINQLLSSGGQPSAIYGQADGSIDVRGRGHAGEQLAQSLVGNGAIAINNGKFTSFDLMKQVEVLGKFTNLPTGGAGTAFRSLKTNLRFEQGRLTMDALQIVMDDIQVNGDGAMQLGAVPTINYDLLVRLSAALTKRFLPGNAASADATTGSATAAKAPAGLSALFGNFFVDQGVLALPLKVSGSLKEPSFGLNSALLQKRATAQLKESLFDQLKKKINPTKPDAPQADPNKPAETKPTPATKPADLLKGVFDKLRKKDKP, encoded by the coding sequence ATGACTAGCCCCGCCGCTTGGAAATCGTTGCGCGCCAGCCGCTGGTTCAAACCAGCCCTGGGCTTGGCCGCCCTGCTTGGTTTGTTGTTGCTAAGCGCATTGGCCCTGCCGCATCTGATCAACATTAACAATTACCGCCCGCAAATCGCCGGCCAACTCGAACAGCGGTTGGGCCGCCAGGTCGGCTTGGGTGCGCTGAGCTTGCACGTTTGGCCGCTGCTCAACGTCAATGTGGATGACGTGCAAATCGGCGATGATCCGCAAATTGCGTCGGGCGCCTTTGTGCAGGCCAAAGCCGTGCGCTTGCGGCTGGGCTGGCTGTCGCTCTTGCGCGGCAATCCGCAAGTGGCGGGGCTGGAGTTGATCGAACCCGTCGTGACGTTGATCAAGGCGACGCCGGAAAAGTGGAACTGGAGCACGCTCAAACCGCTGCAAGCGGCGGGCGGTGAGGCTGAACCAGCGCCGTTGAATTTGCGCGTCACCAACGGCAGCTTCAAATTGATTGACCGCACGCTGACGCCGCCGGTCGAGAAAACCTATAGCGGCGTGAATCTCATGCTCGCGGGTTTTGCGCCGCGCCGCGCCTTCGATTTTGAACTCGGTGTGACGATGCCGGGCGCACAGGCGGGCCAATTGCAAATCAGCGGCACGGCGGGGCCGCTCGACGCCAAAGACGCCACGCAAACGCCGCTGGACGCGCGGGTGAAGCTGCAACAGGTCGAACTCGCCAGCCTCGAAGCGTTGCTGGGCGAGCAAAGCGCACACGCGGGCAAGCTCACCGTAGACGCTGAAATCGCGGGCAAATTGGCGGACGGATTGAAAACCAGCGGACAATTCAAAGCCGAACAATGGCGCTTCGTCGCCGCTGTCGAACCGGCCCGCACGCCGCTCGCAGCCAAATTCAAACTCATCGCCAAGTCTGTTAAAGACGCCACGGGCGCCACCAACATCGGCGTGCAGATCGAACAAGGCGATCTCACGCTGGGCAAAACCGCCGTCAGCGTCACCGGGCAAATCAATCAATTGCCCGCGCACCCGACTTACGATTTGCAACTGCAAGGCGACCGCATCGCGCTCGACAGCTTGCTCGAATCGGCTTACGCGCTGGGCTTTGGCCCGCCCGCCGGAACCAAGGCCAGTGGCGCGGCGACGATAAAATTGCGCGCCACTGGCAATTCGCAAAACGTCGCCTTGCAGGGCCAGGCCGAAGTGCGCGACCTGAAATTCCAAAGCGCCCAATTGCCGCAAGCCATGCAAGTCAGCGAACTGAAATTGAATTGCACACCGCAAACGATCACCGCCGCGCCGTTTCGCTCGACCCTTTCGCAAACCACGGTGGATTTCAAAGGGCTGACGCTGAGCAATTACGGCCCACTCGACCAAGCGCCGCGCGCGCATCTGGAACTTGCCACCAGCAACGCCCAGGTCGGCGACCTGCTGCATATTGCTGAAGCCTTTGGCGCGCGGCCTAACGCCAGCGGCAGCGGCACGGCTTCGCTGACCGCGACGCTGGAGACGAACCTGGGCAAGGCGGGTCGCGCGTTGCAAATCAACGGGCAGGGCAAATTGTCTGGCGTGCGTTTGCAACCGGCGCAACTAAAAAAACCGCTGGAAATCGCCAACGCCAATTTGAATTTCACCGGCGACAGCGCGCGGCTCGACAACTTGCAAGCGCAACTCGGCGCAAGTCAGGCGGCGGGCTGGGTGCAAATCAAATCCTTTGCGCAATCGTTGGTCGCCTTTGATCTGCAAGCCAATCAACTCAACGTCGCCGAATTGCAGCAGGCCTTGAATGAAAGCGGCGCGACGGACAACGCGCCCAAGCGCCAGGCGGCAGGCAATGATATGCGCGCCGAAGGCAAACTTTCCGTCGGCAAGTTGCAGCTTGAAACGCTGACCGCGACCGACGTGAGCAGCAACGTCACATTGGTCAATCAGGTGACGACGCTCGACCCGGTCACGCTCAAAGCTTTCGGCGGCAGCTATCAAGGCACGCTGCGCATTGATCAGGCGCAAAATCCGCCCGCCGTCGGGTTGCAAGGCCGCTTCAACAATTTGAACATCAATCAACTGCTGTCGTCGGGCGGGCAGCCGAGCGCGATTTATGGGCAGGCCGACGGTTCGATTGACGTGCGCGGGCGCGGTCACGCGGGCGAGCAGTTGGCGCAATCGCTCGTCGGCAACGGCGCGATTGCCATCAACAACGGCAAATTCACGAGCTTCGATTTGATGAAACAGGTCGAGGTGTTGGGCAAGTTCACCAACCTGCCTACGGGCGGCGCGGGCACGGCCTTCCGTTCGCTGAAAACCAATCTGCGTTTTGAGCAGGGACGGCTGACGATGGATGCGTTGCAGATTGTGATGGATGACATACAGGTCAACGGTGACGGCGCGATGCAATTGGGAGCCGTGCCAACGATCAATTATGACCTGCTGGTGCGGCTCAGCGCGGCGTTGACCAAGCGTTTCTTACCGGGCAACGCGGCCAGCGCCGACGCAACGACTGGCAGCGCGACAGCGGCCAAAGCGCCTGCCGGGCTGTCTGCGCTGTTTGGCAATTTCTTTGTGGATCAAGGCGTGCTGGCCTTGCCGCTGAAGGTCTCAGGATCGTTGAAAGAGCCGAGTTTCGGCCTGAATTCCGCGTTGCTGCAAAAACGCGCGACGGCGCAATTGAAAGAGAGCCTGTTCGATCAACTCAAGAAAAAGATTAATCCAACCAAACCTGACGCCCCGCAGGCAGACCCGAATAAACCGGCGGAAACAAAGCCGACGCCGGCGACGAAACCGGCGGATTTGTTGAAAGGCGTCTTCGACAAGTTGCGGAAGAAAGATAAGCCCTAG